One genomic segment of Desulforamulus reducens MI-1 includes these proteins:
- a CDS encoding 1-propanol dehydrogenase PduQ: MKTFVIKPKIYFNEGSMEFLKEIKGSCAFIVSDSIMEKLGYLQKTIDYLNETGIKSTIFTEVRPDPDVKVIAAGMKRYLETQADTIVALGGGSVIDAAKGIIYSLWQFRKAAGEEFKKPLFIAIPSTSGTGSEVTNFSVITAEGEKVCIVDEWMAPDIAILDSTCIQHVPQPVVADTGIDALVHAIEAYVSTEATICTDALAEKAVQLIFENLKTLYNDTNNSCARERIQKASCLAGMAFTNASLGINHSLAHALGATFHISHGRSNALLLSAVIEYNANLNSNDSRYVAEKYAKLAAAMQLPARTYREGTINFMQAVKDLKKSLGIPKGIRELGIDKSKFENELDKMVDLALHDRCTPTNPRKPSREDLIGIYQKSF; the protein is encoded by the coding sequence TTGAAAACATTTGTCATTAAACCCAAGATTTATTTTAATGAGGGATCCATGGAATTTCTCAAAGAAATCAAAGGCTCCTGTGCGTTTATTGTTTCTGATTCTATTATGGAGAAGTTAGGCTACCTCCAAAAAACTATAGATTATCTCAATGAAACAGGGATAAAGTCTACTATTTTTACGGAAGTACGCCCTGACCCAGATGTAAAAGTCATTGCCGCAGGTATGAAGAGATACCTGGAAACCCAAGCAGATACCATCGTTGCTTTGGGTGGGGGCTCTGTCATTGATGCTGCCAAGGGCATTATATATTCCTTGTGGCAGTTCAGAAAAGCCGCCGGGGAGGAATTCAAGAAACCACTATTTATTGCCATTCCTTCCACAAGTGGTACTGGATCTGAAGTGACTAATTTCTCCGTCATTACTGCGGAAGGTGAAAAGGTGTGCATTGTAGATGAGTGGATGGCTCCGGATATAGCCATACTTGATTCCACTTGTATCCAGCATGTTCCCCAGCCTGTGGTGGCAGATACTGGTATAGATGCTTTGGTACATGCCATCGAGGCCTATGTTTCTACGGAGGCAACCATTTGTACAGATGCCCTTGCGGAGAAGGCAGTCCAATTAATTTTTGAGAATCTCAAGACTTTATACAACGACACGAACAATTCCTGTGCCAGAGAACGTATTCAAAAGGCATCTTGCTTAGCGGGTATGGCTTTTACAAATGCGAGTCTGGGGATCAACCACAGCTTAGCCCATGCTTTGGGAGCAACTTTTCATATTTCCCACGGACGGTCCAATGCGCTCCTACTGAGCGCAGTCATTGAATATAATGCTAATTTGAACAGCAATGACAGTAGATATGTAGCTGAAAAATACGCAAAATTGGCCGCTGCGATGCAACTGCCTGCTCGGACGTATCGGGAAGGAACGATAAATTTCATGCAGGCCGTCAAGGATTTGAAAAAATCCCTGGGCATTCCCAAGGGCATTCGAGAGTTGGGAATTGATAAAAGTAAATTTGAGAATGAACTGGACAAAATGGTTGATCTAGCCCTCCATGATCGGTGTACCCCCACCAATCCTAGAAAACCGTCCAGAGAAGATCTGATCGGTATCTATCAAAAATCATTTTAA
- a CDS encoding acetaldehyde dehydrogenase (acetylating): MNRIDNDLLSVQEARILVENAREAQKILATFPQEKLDKIVGHMAEAVYKQAKELAIMSHKETGFGKWQDKLVKNIFASDFLYKKIRDMKVVGIIGEDKENKTMDIGVPVGVIVALPPSTNPASTTIYKALLAIKSGNAIVFSPHPKAKKTIGKVLDILIRAAEASGLPSGAIGYLRTLATDGTVALMNHKDTSLILVTGVPKMVRAAHASGKPTIYGGPGNGPAFIERSADIKKAVADIIASRTFDNGIVSASEQSIVAEDCIADEVRQELRRKGAYFLSVLESERLSKFFFHRDGSINPEIVGKSAIELARRIGLCVPEDTKVLISEQKYVSPTNPYSREKLCPVLAFYVEKDWMNACEKCIELLVNEGRGHTLVIHSNNENVIREFAIKKPVSRVLVNTPATLGGIGATTNLFPALTLGCGAAGGGFTSDNVSPMNLINIRKVGYGVRQLEDITNGVHLAEVAETSGTSCSVNQSSIESTHDLKELLEKLLEQLKYN, translated from the coding sequence ATGAATAGAATTGACAATGATTTACTCTCCGTCCAAGAGGCTCGGATTCTTGTGGAAAACGCCCGGGAAGCACAAAAGATACTGGCAACTTTTCCTCAGGAAAAACTAGATAAAATTGTTGGTCATATGGCTGAAGCAGTGTATAAGCAGGCCAAAGAACTTGCCATTATGTCCCACAAAGAAACAGGATTTGGTAAATGGCAGGACAAGCTTGTCAAAAATATTTTTGCCAGTGATTTTCTCTATAAGAAAATCAGGGACATGAAAGTTGTCGGTATTATTGGCGAAGACAAAGAAAACAAAACCATGGATATTGGCGTACCCGTTGGAGTGATTGTCGCGCTGCCTCCTTCAACCAACCCTGCATCCACTACAATATATAAAGCGCTGCTTGCCATAAAATCAGGTAATGCTATTGTTTTTTCTCCTCATCCTAAGGCCAAAAAAACCATTGGCAAAGTGCTTGATATACTGATACGGGCGGCTGAAGCAAGTGGATTGCCAAGTGGCGCCATCGGATATTTGCGAACACTGGCCACTGACGGTACGGTTGCCTTGATGAACCACAAAGACACATCGCTTATTCTGGTTACGGGTGTGCCCAAGATGGTCAGGGCAGCGCATGCCTCCGGGAAACCGACCATTTATGGCGGCCCGGGTAACGGACCCGCCTTTATTGAACGTTCAGCCGACATAAAAAAGGCCGTAGCAGATATTATTGCCAGCCGAACCTTCGATAATGGAATTGTCTCAGCTTCGGAACAATCCATTGTTGCAGAGGACTGTATTGCCGATGAAGTAAGACAAGAGCTTAGGAGAAAGGGAGCTTATTTCTTGTCAGTCTTGGAATCGGAAAGGCTCAGTAAGTTTTTTTTCCATCGTGATGGCAGTATAAATCCGGAAATTGTCGGAAAATCGGCTATAGAGTTGGCACGGCGAATCGGCCTGTGTGTTCCTGAAGATACCAAAGTATTGATTTCAGAACAAAAATATGTGTCTCCCACCAATCCTTATTCAAGAGAAAAACTTTGCCCGGTTCTGGCATTTTACGTAGAAAAGGACTGGATGAATGCCTGTGAAAAATGCATAGAATTGCTTGTAAATGAGGGTCGGGGACATACCTTGGTTATTCACTCGAATAATGAGAATGTGATTCGAGAATTTGCCATAAAAAAACCAGTATCAAGAGTGCTGGTGAATACTCCCGCCACATTAGGGGGTATTGGAGCGACAACCAATCTCTTTCCGGCATTAACCTTGGGTTGCGGCGCAGCAGGTGGTGGGTTTACTTCTGATAATGTCTCGCCAATGAACTTAATTAATATCCGAAAAGTCGGCTATGGTGTGCGGCAGTTGGAGGATATAACCAATGGTGTGCACCTGGCAGAAGTTGCTGAAACAAGCGGGACGAGTTGCTCCGTCAATCAGAGTTCCATTGAAAGCACGCATGATTTGAAAGAGTTGCTTGAAAAATTACTTGAGCAACTTAAGTACAATTGA
- a CDS encoding BMC domain-containing protein, with protein sequence MEKNDALGFIETFGLVSVLEAADAMCKAADVELIGYENVASGYISVVVRGDVGAVKAAVEAGIKEASKVGKIYSSLVIARPHPDIEKIIARYSLDY encoded by the coding sequence GTGGAGAAAAATGATGCATTGGGGTTCATAGAAACTTTTGGCTTGGTTTCAGTGCTAGAAGCTGCGGATGCCATGTGCAAGGCTGCGGATGTTGAATTGATTGGTTATGAAAATGTGGCTTCTGGTTATATTTCCGTCGTGGTTCGTGGTGACGTGGGAGCGGTGAAAGCGGCTGTAGAGGCGGGTATCAAAGAAGCCAGCAAGGTGGGGAAGATCTATAGCTCCCTTGTTATTGCCAGGCCGCATCCGGATATAGAAAAGATTATCGCCAGATACTCTCTTGACTATTAA
- a CDS encoding membrane protein yields MNNTLSSANATAVAEKKKLSSNFFKKGVTVAILSGMFYGLYSAFLTLGMANGVWADWYGVNNAALSAFVITYMLGALGSALNDTISALWCIGIAAFKGKLGDFFRTLKTKPGRVMVFAALLGGPIASTAYVVALQMAGSIVIPITALCPAIGAIMARILFKQKLTPRMLLGIAICFTAALMIGSTSMSADAPPNLLLGICIAFICAFCWGLEGCIAGYGTSMIDYEIGITIRQSTSGLSNLIILVPIMAMLAGNIGLAPSLVVQAVTSGPAIIWFVVSGFFAVFAYSLWYKGNSMCGAALGMACNGAYSFWGPFFCWLVLGVFVGMEGWTLPPIAWAAAIVMAFGILTIATNPLDLFRRKGA; encoded by the coding sequence ATGAACAACACTTTATCCTCTGCGAATGCAACTGCGGTTGCTGAGAAAAAAAAGCTATCATCTAATTTTTTTAAAAAGGGAGTTACCGTCGCTATTCTTTCCGGCATGTTTTACGGTCTTTATTCCGCATTTTTGACCTTGGGTATGGCGAATGGAGTCTGGGCGGACTGGTATGGTGTAAATAATGCCGCTCTGTCAGCCTTTGTGATTACGTACATGCTCGGGGCGCTGGGGAGTGCGCTGAACGACACCATCAGTGCCCTTTGGTGCATCGGGATTGCCGCTTTCAAAGGAAAGCTGGGCGACTTCTTCAGGACGCTGAAAACAAAACCGGGCAGAGTGATGGTCTTTGCCGCCCTGCTGGGAGGACCGATTGCCAGCACCGCATATGTTGTTGCCCTTCAAATGGCTGGTTCTATCGTAATTCCAATCACTGCTCTTTGTCCTGCCATCGGGGCAATCATGGCCAGAATCTTATTCAAGCAAAAGCTGACTCCTCGTATGCTGCTTGGTATTGCAATCTGCTTCACCGCTGCTCTGATGATCGGCAGCACCAGCATGAGTGCCGATGCGCCGCCAAACCTACTTCTCGGAATCTGTATCGCTTTCATCTGTGCCTTCTGCTGGGGTCTGGAAGGCTGTATTGCAGGTTACGGAACTTCCATGATCGACTACGAGATTGGGATTACCATCCGTCAGAGCACGTCCGGTCTTTCCAATCTGATTATCCTGGTTCCGATTATGGCGATGTTGGCGGGAAATATTGGCCTGGCTCCTTCACTGGTGGTACAAGCCGTTACCAGCGGACCTGCCATCATTTGGTTTGTGGTCAGCGGCTTTTTTGCCGTATTCGCCTACAGCCTATGGTATAAGGGTAACAGCATGTGCGGCGCTGCGCTCGGGATGGCCTGTAACGGCGCTTATTCCTTCTGGGGACCGTTTTTCTGCTGGCTGGTGCTCGGCGTATTTGTCGGTATGGAAGGCTGGACTCTGCCGCCTATCGCATGGGCAGCCGCGATCGTGATGGCGTTCGGTATTTTGACCATTGCAACGAATCCCTTAGACCTATTCAGAAGGAAGGGGGCATAA
- a CDS encoding BMC domain-containing protein gives MEYFGEEALGLIETRGMVPAIYAADVMCKTADVTLVSYENIGSTLVTVMVKGDVAAVRSAVESGAAAAAAIGELTAAHVMPRPISRVGKIVSKHDIDAE, from the coding sequence ATGGAATACTTTGGAGAAGAAGCATTGGGCCTTATTGAAACAAGAGGTATGGTCCCGGCAATTTATGCAGCGGATGTCATGTGTAAAACTGCTGACGTTACTCTTGTTTCCTATGAAAATATAGGTTCCACGCTGGTCACGGTCATGGTTAAAGGCGATGTGGCAGCAGTGAGGTCAGCTGTAGAAAGTGGTGCAGCAGCGGCAGCAGCCATTGGCGAACTGACAGCCGCCCATGTCATGCCGCGCCCCATCAGCCGGGTAGGCAAGATTGTTTCGAAACATGACATCGATGCGGAATAG
- a CDS encoding CehA/McbA family metallohydrolase — protein MNFKKTKLFALFSVCALCLVLLATPAMAEVGIINGPTPIDQGMAMHKDDFTIYNDKIAASFAVGTNNYWNMTNGSILDVAVMKNGKFGVDLVNDIEFLNDFWTATGSFNNENLLKVPAKDITYKKDNKKVVVTAKTRYWTAGHKLPLNVTIEYTLEDGKNYIGLKTTVENPQGNDSYENLYSGYSISTLAANMFGPFGYYPDKKTTGIRIGADKEVNEKFGNFVVTYGKDYAVSVQLDGANSYKGSSGYKDVYINRTIEPGKTYVYTGEILVSDKGETTPIIERCIEKDTIIQSATVKGTVKDSKGNAVKNAYVIVNKKGTYKETVKSHGADIVKKDIMQPLVWELTDEKGNFEFKLPKDEYQIYAEAKGYTPSDAQAVNLTADSSLNFTVKEGAKAVITALNEKDEPIDFKIQVSGVKSSVKSLGGTVFFSDPKTHKAEFDVAAPKTPVTFTATFGSEYESQPVEFTATIKPGETFTQKFVIPTLVDTASKKWYCADNHQHSDKGDGATPIGELYKAQIAAKLDLNIVSDHDSVGNNAKLAALAKEGNRPFISSMEVSPGWGHWGILGMDYTKDPISANFTPAEIIKAGHDMGALVVVNHPYSDYGFFKNRAGVRGGYDKGSEDFDFLELQSTINLTDAKNMDKLALDAAMGYWNKGIKKYLSAGSDQHDVTSGLYPGIIRIYAYIDGNVTTENYLKALKEGHAYVTMGPIFTPAPNTMFGSTQQVKADGQYTLDTEIQAVNGLTRIDVYSEGKVIASKEFNNTKDAVKYTLNVKPTKNTWYSFVAVDGKGHYAVTNPVWVNVTGASKTSMQ, from the coding sequence ATGAATTTTAAGAAAACAAAATTATTTGCATTATTTAGTGTTTGTGCATTGTGTTTAGTGTTATTAGCTACACCAGCTATGGCAGAGGTTGGAATTATTAATGGTCCTACACCAATTGATCAAGGTATGGCTATGCACAAAGATGATTTCACAATCTACAATGATAAAATTGCAGCTTCATTTGCGGTGGGAACAAATAACTACTGGAATATGACAAATGGAAGTATCCTTGACGTTGCCGTTATGAAAAATGGAAAATTCGGAGTCGATTTAGTTAACGATATTGAGTTCTTAAATGATTTTTGGACAGCTACAGGCTCATTTAATAATGAAAATTTACTAAAAGTACCAGCAAAAGATATTACATACAAAAAAGATAACAAGAAAGTCGTTGTTACTGCTAAAACAAGATATTGGACAGCAGGACATAAATTACCTTTAAATGTTACCATTGAGTATACATTAGAAGATGGTAAAAATTATATTGGATTAAAAACAACAGTTGAAAATCCTCAAGGAAATGATTCCTATGAAAACTTATATAGTGGCTATTCCATCAGTACATTAGCAGCTAACATGTTTGGTCCATTTGGATACTATCCAGACAAAAAAACAACAGGTATTAGAATAGGTGCCGACAAAGAAGTAAATGAAAAATTCGGAAACTTTGTTGTAACTTATGGTAAAGATTATGCCGTTTCCGTACAATTAGATGGTGCAAATTCATATAAAGGTTCAAGTGGATATAAGGATGTTTACATTAACCGTACAATCGAACCAGGAAAAACCTATGTTTATACAGGAGAAATTTTAGTTTCCGATAAGGGTGAAACCACACCAATTATTGAACGTTGCATAGAAAAAGATACAATAATTCAATCTGCCACGGTAAAAGGTACAGTTAAAGACAGTAAGGGAAATGCTGTAAAAAATGCTTATGTAATTGTAAACAAAAAAGGTACATATAAAGAAACTGTAAAATCACATGGAGCAGATATAGTTAAAAAGGATATTATGCAACCCTTGGTTTGGGAACTTACAGATGAAAAAGGTAACTTTGAATTTAAATTACCAAAAGATGAATATCAAATTTATGCTGAAGCTAAAGGATATACTCCTTCAGATGCGCAAGCTGTAAATTTAACAGCAGATTCAAGTTTAAACTTTACAGTTAAGGAAGGAGCTAAGGCTGTTATTACAGCTTTAAATGAGAAGGACGAACCTATTGACTTTAAAATTCAAGTGTCAGGGGTTAAATCATCAGTTAAATCTCTTGGTGGTACTGTATTCTTTTCAGATCCAAAAACACATAAAGCTGAATTTGACGTAGCTGCCCCTAAAACACCAGTTACTTTTACAGCAACTTTTGGAAGTGAATATGAATCTCAACCAGTTGAGTTTACAGCAACAATTAAACCAGGTGAAACTTTTACACAAAAGTTTGTAATTCCTACCTTAGTAGATACTGCTTCTAAAAAATGGTATTGCGCAGATAATCATCAGCATTCAGATAAGGGTGATGGCGCAACACCTATTGGAGAATTATATAAAGCTCAAATTGCTGCCAAGTTGGATCTTAATATTGTATCTGACCATGATTCAGTTGGAAATAATGCTAAACTTGCTGCTCTAGCAAAAGAAGGAAATAGACCCTTTATTTCCAGCATGGAAGTTTCTCCAGGTTGGGGACATTGGGGTATTTTAGGTATGGACTATACAAAAGACCCAATTTCAGCGAACTTTACACCAGCGGAAATTATCAAAGCAGGACATGATATGGGTGCATTAGTAGTTGTTAACCATCCTTATTCAGATTATGGTTTCTTTAAAAACAGAGCTGGAGTTAGGGGTGGCTATGATAAGGGTAGTGAAGATTTTGATTTTCTTGAATTACAGTCAACAATTAACTTAACAGATGCAAAAAATATGGATAAATTAGCATTAGATGCTGCAATGGGTTACTGGAATAAAGGTATCAAAAAATATTTAAGCGCTGGTTCAGACCAGCACGATGTAACATCAGGGTTATATCCTGGTATAATTAGAATTTATGCTTACATTGATGGTAATGTTACAACTGAAAATTACCTTAAAGCATTAAAAGAAGGTCATGCTTATGTAACAATGGGACCTATCTTTACACCAGCACCAAATACAATGTTTGGTTCAACACAGCAGGTAAAAGCTGACGGACAATATACATTAGATACAGAAATTCAAGCTGTCAATGGCTTAACTCGTATTGATGTTTACAGCGAAGGTAAGGTTATTGCATCAAAAGAGTTTAATAATACAAAAGATGCTGTTAAGTATACATTAAATGTAAAACCAACAAAGAACACATGGTATAGTTTTGTTGCCGTTGACGGAAAAGGACATTATGCAGTTACAAATCCTGTTTGGGTAAATGTTACAGGTGCTTCAAAAACATCTATGCAATAG
- a CDS encoding choline kinase family protein, whose protein sequence is MRMEELVQEKLCQAFHDESIVFDKSRFAGGLTNYNYIMNIKGIEYVVRQPGGMTEQIIDRKIERVNNNIASEFGVNSDCIYFDENSGVKISIHIKNSQNMAQADPSSPQNLESVSDIMKKIHSFPKHFLNCFDWQTELSKYERIIQQQRGDFFFDYTTLKEQLITFVQKNIKSTILAPCHNDTVPENFIIDDTGRTYLIDWEYSGMNDPCWDVAAYILESKLSVEAINHLIQSYFSHPLTPTEELKIKSFMMAQDLLWTAWALIRHYNGDDFLEYCCIRYERFRKNIKAMTKSPHCSIANMVMS, encoded by the coding sequence ATGAGAATGGAAGAATTAGTCCAAGAAAAGCTGTGCCAGGCTTTTCACGATGAAAGCATTGTATTCGACAAATCCCGCTTTGCCGGGGGACTTACCAATTACAACTACATAATGAACATTAAGGGCATCGAATATGTTGTTAGACAACCCGGTGGCATGACGGAACAGATTATTGATCGGAAAATTGAAAGGGTCAATAATAATATTGCCTCAGAGTTCGGCGTGAACTCTGATTGCATTTACTTTGACGAAAATAGCGGAGTCAAAATAAGCATACACATAAAAAATAGCCAAAACATGGCTCAGGCTGATCCTAGTTCCCCACAAAACCTGGAATCTGTTTCCGATATAATGAAAAAAATACATTCATTCCCAAAACATTTTTTAAACTGTTTTGATTGGCAAACAGAATTGTCTAAATACGAACGGATTATCCAACAACAACGTGGCGACTTTTTCTTTGATTACACAACCCTAAAGGAACAATTAATCACTTTTGTCCAAAAAAACATTAAAAGTACAATCTTAGCCCCCTGTCACAATGACACAGTACCTGAAAACTTTATTATTGACGACACCGGCAGAACATATCTTATAGACTGGGAATATTCTGGAATGAACGATCCCTGTTGGGATGTGGCAGCCTACATTCTTGAATCCAAACTATCAGTAGAAGCTATCAACCATTTAATTCAGAGCTACTTCAGCCATCCACTGACCCCTACGGAAGAATTAAAAATAAAAAGCTTTATGATGGCACAAGATTTACTCTGGACAGCCTGGGCTTTAATCAGACATTACAATGGCGATGACTTTCTTGAATACTGCTGTATTAGATATGAACGCTTTCGGAAAAACATCAAAGCAATGACCAAATCACCCCATTGTTCCATTGCCAACATGGTCATGAGTTAA
- a CDS encoding NADH-dependent [FeFe] hydrogenase, group A6 has protein sequence MPDNQDNHENKRKIHVSINDQELTVPEGITILEAAHEAGVKIPTLCHLDLHDFQLYNKTASCRVCMVELVDARNNRNKLVPSCVTKVQEGMMVRTDTIRAIQARRMAVELLLSNHPNECFTCPKNLECELQALADELNVRKIRWEGERMDYPKDMSSDAIVKDANKCIYCRRCETACNEVQTCGILSGIGRGFNAFVGPFANIPMVESSCTYCGQCVMVCPTAALTEVYHTDKVWEAINDPDKHVIVQTAPAVRVALGELFGMEAGTVVTGKMVTALKRMGFDEVFDTDFGADLTIMEEASELIYRLKNNKTLPILTNCCPAWVKFIEHQFPELIHVPSTCKSPHIMFGTIAKTYYAEKNGLDPDNIVVVSVMPCIAKKAEAKRPELTKDAHNNVDIVITTRELGAMIKEAGIEFVKLPDSEFDSPLGESTGASVIFGTAGGVIEAALRTASEWMTGKPLDRVEFEELRGMEGVRRATVKIGDQELKIGIASGLGNARHILEDIRDGRADYHAIEIMACPGGCIAGGGQPYHHGNHEIIKKRREAIYEEDRRKKVRKSHENKEILELYKNYLGEPFGKLAHELLHTHFEERERI, from the coding sequence ATGCCGGATAACCAGGATAATCATGAAAATAAAAGAAAGATACATGTCAGTATCAATGACCAGGAGTTGACTGTACCCGAAGGAATAACCATTCTAGAGGCAGCCCATGAAGCGGGTGTCAAAATCCCTACTTTGTGCCATCTAGACCTGCATGACTTTCAATTATACAATAAAACTGCTTCCTGCAGAGTGTGTATGGTGGAACTGGTAGATGCAAGGAATAATCGAAATAAACTAGTACCCTCCTGTGTTACCAAAGTACAAGAGGGAATGATGGTACGGACCGACACCATCCGGGCTATCCAAGCTAGAAGAATGGCAGTGGAACTGCTTTTATCCAACCACCCTAATGAATGTTTCACATGTCCCAAAAACCTGGAATGTGAGCTGCAGGCCCTTGCAGATGAACTGAATGTAAGAAAGATTCGTTGGGAAGGTGAAAGGATGGACTATCCTAAGGATATGTCCAGCGATGCTATTGTTAAGGATGCCAACAAGTGTATCTATTGCAGGCGCTGTGAGACTGCATGCAATGAGGTGCAGACCTGTGGAATTCTTTCAGGCATCGGACGTGGCTTTAATGCTTTTGTTGGTCCCTTTGCCAATATCCCCATGGTGGAGTCTTCTTGTACCTACTGCGGACAATGCGTAATGGTTTGTCCCACAGCAGCCCTTACCGAGGTCTATCACACCGATAAGGTTTGGGAAGCCATCAATGATCCTGATAAGCATGTGATAGTCCAAACTGCCCCTGCAGTACGTGTTGCACTGGGAGAACTTTTCGGCATGGAAGCCGGGACCGTTGTTACTGGTAAAATGGTAACTGCTCTCAAACGTATGGGATTTGATGAAGTATTTGATACGGATTTTGGAGCAGACCTTACTATAATGGAGGAGGCATCGGAGCTTATTTATCGCCTCAAAAACAATAAAACATTACCAATACTGACAAACTGCTGTCCCGCCTGGGTCAAGTTTATTGAGCACCAATTTCCAGAGTTGATTCATGTTCCTTCTACCTGTAAGTCACCACACATTATGTTTGGCACCATTGCCAAAACTTATTATGCAGAGAAAAATGGGTTGGATCCTGACAATATTGTGGTAGTATCGGTGATGCCCTGTATAGCCAAAAAAGCAGAGGCAAAACGGCCGGAACTTACGAAGGACGCACATAACAATGTGGATATTGTTATTACAACCCGTGAATTGGGAGCTATGATCAAGGAAGCCGGAATTGAATTTGTCAAACTGCCGGATAGCGAATTTGACAGTCCACTGGGAGAATCAACTGGTGCATCAGTTATATTTGGTACTGCCGGGGGAGTCATTGAAGCCGCCCTCCGTACCGCTTCTGAATGGATGACAGGTAAACCCCTTGATAGGGTTGAGTTTGAGGAGTTAAGGGGAATGGAAGGTGTTCGTAGGGCTACTGTAAAAATTGGTGATCAGGAGCTTAAAATAGGAATTGCCAGCGGTCTGGGTAATGCGCGGCATATTCTAGAGGATATTAGGGATGGAAGAGCCGATTATCATGCCATTGAAATCATGGCTTGCCCCGGTGGCTGTATTGCTGGAGGGGGACAACCTTACCACCATGGTAACCATGAGATTATCAAAAAACGCAGAGAAGCTATTTATGAAGAGGATAGAAGGAAAAAAGTAAGAAAATCTCACGAAAATAAAGAGATACTGGAGCTTTATAAGAATTACCTGGGAGAGCCCTTTGGCAAACTGGCACATGAACTTCTCCATACTCATTTTGAGGAAAGAGAAAGAATTTAG